One region of Chryseobacterium sp. SORGH_AS_0447 genomic DNA includes:
- a CDS encoding DUF255 domain-containing protein yields the protein MKFSKILLLTGLLLFQLNFAQEKAEVILKKALTEAKAKNKNVLLMFHASWCKWCHVMEKNMNLPETKPVFEKKFVTAYVDVQEMGDKKKLENPGGGELMNKYKGTDAGLPFWLILNPKGEVLADSFNDKNENLGCPSTAEEVDVFAAKLKKTSKMSDTELQTIKTAFTKKN from the coding sequence ATGAAATTTTCGAAAATACTTCTACTTACAGGATTATTACTGTTTCAATTAAATTTTGCTCAGGAGAAAGCAGAGGTTATCCTAAAAAAAGCATTGACAGAGGCCAAAGCCAAAAACAAGAATGTATTGCTGATGTTTCATGCTTCCTGGTGCAAATGGTGCCATGTGATGGAAAAAAATATGAACCTGCCCGAAACAAAGCCTGTATTTGAAAAAAAGTTCGTTACGGCTTATGTGGACGTGCAGGAAATGGGGGATAAGAAAAAGCTTGAGAATCCGGGAGGAGGAGAATTGATGAATAAATATAAAGGTACGGATGCCGGACTTCCGTTCTGGTTGATCCTGAATCCAAAAGGAGAGGTCCTTGCCGATTCATTTAATGATAAAAATGAAAACCTGGGTTGTCCTTCTACCGCGGAAGAAGTAGATGTTTTTGCAGCTAAACTGAAAAAGACCTCAAAAATGAGCGATACCGAACTTCAAACAATCAAGACGGCTTTTACGAAGAAGAATTAA